The Chryseolinea soli nucleotide sequence GGAAAACAAAAAGGCAGCCAGCGCGTAGAGTAAGCTATGTTTTTTTGTAAAGGTCATACTTTAAAGTTCAAACCGATCTGCTTCAATAGTCCGTGGCAAAAGTTTCTCCATCCTGGGACCGGTGTGGCGTATCATTATTTTTTCTCGTATCATTCTTCTTTCTTCAGTCTGTTTCATACTCAATCCCAGAAGTCCGGTCGTTTCGTCACGCCGCCCTGCACGCGACAATCCATGCAAATGGGCGAGGCCGTGGTGTAGCCTCCCGCGGTTCCCGGGCCATTGCCTCCCACTGGATAGATTAGAAAACTCTTGTCGGGAAGCGCTTCTACTATCTCGAGCAGCAGCGTATCGATCTCACAACCCGGTGGCTTGGGGGTCACGAGTTGTATTTCGTCCGGCAATTCGTCGTGCTTGATGAAGATCCGTTTTTCCTTCAACTCTCCCACCGCGAAATATCCCAACACGGGCTCTTTGGCATCGCGTACGTTGTGCACATTGCCTACCACCTGCGACGGCATGGGATCAAAAAGACCGCCGATATTTTCAGTGGTGTTTTTCAACTGTTGCCAAAAAGCATAATTCTTTTCCGACACCGCCTTTAACTTCACGAGGATGCTGTAACGGATCGAAAGTTTAATGGAGCGTACCGGCATAAACACCAGCGGATAGTCGAGCATGGCATCGACGCTCAGATTTTTGGTCGAATGCAAAAGAATAGACGTCGCCGGCTTTGTGGCCCAGCAACGATTCACATATTCATCTTCGTGCAATTGCGCGACCTCTTTGTTTCGGATTTGATATCCAGGCGCGTATGCCGACCGGTATTCATACGTCTCAGCATAGTCCCATAGGTAGTAGCGGGCGTTCCCTGTGTCGTCATGCGTGCTGGCGTATACCGTGGTGCCTGCGGCCGTGCCGTGCCAGGTGACGCTATCGATGTCGGGTGTTCGATAGACATTTTCATAGTCCGACAGGTATTCACTGCCTCGTTGGGTCGTGATGTGCAGGCGATAAGTTTTATTGGGATTGATGGTCAGATCGTTTGCGATGTAGGAGCCGGCGATGGTGTCGGCTGTCAACGTGATCGTGGGGCCGTCGCTTTCTTCGATGGTCACTTTAGCATGCTCTTCCGGACTGGGCGTTTCCGTGGAGGCCAGCGCCA carries:
- a CDS encoding DUF4249 domain-containing protein; translated protein: MHPGKPYGLFYYTCMTMIMSGCLEPYAPPDGSTSVDILVVEGFLDQGHSSASVHLTRAVALASTETPSPEEHAKVTIEESDGPTITLTADTIAGSYIANDLTINPNKTYRLHITTQRGSEYLSDYENVYRTPDIDSVTWHGTAAGTTVYASTHDDTGNARYYLWDYAETYEYRSAYAPGYQIRNKEVAQLHEDEYVNRCWATKPATSILLHSTKNLSVDAMLDYPLVFMPVRSIKLSIRYSILVKLKAVSEKNYAFWQQLKNTTENIGGLFDPMPSQVVGNVHNVRDAKEPVLGYFAVGELKEKRIFIKHDELPDEIQLVTPKPPGCEIDTLLLEIVEALPDKSFLIYPVGGNGPGTAGGYTTASPICMDCRVQGGVTKRPDFWD